From Enterococcus mundtii, the proteins below share one genomic window:
- a CDS encoding ABC transporter permease: protein MKENIRLAIQSIYQHRLRSLLTMLGIIVGIASIISIVSIINGNTENMKKQMIGGSTNSMRIEYDARSAFLAGENGRNDRLPDYSPQISDGELQKLLTIDHAKNVSLFYEANLPVFQRERQTDAVVLGMDGSFFEITPHKVLKGRAMTETELQSQKQVALITADLAEIFFQYRNPLNQLIEINGTPFRIIGIVESETDQLSGKYAFIPRNSQRLVEGKLDQKPTVLFQATNAEVLESAVVQASHELTKSIPPSDFVFSIRNYDEVKKMTDDINRSNMILLGGIASISLLVGGIGVMNTMLVSVTERTREIGLKKALGAKRKVILRQFLTEAIVLSVIGGLIGIILGTIISLVALNLLNYPLTISLLSILISVTFSMLIGTIFGYLPAYKASKLKPIEALRYE from the coding sequence ATGAAAGAAAATATTCGGTTAGCGATTCAATCGATTTACCAGCATCGTTTACGCTCCCTGTTGACGATGTTAGGAATCATTGTTGGGATTGCTTCAATCATTTCTATTGTGAGTATTATCAATGGAAATACTGAAAATATGAAAAAGCAGATGATTGGCGGTTCTACTAATTCAATGCGTATCGAATATGACGCCAGAAGTGCCTTTCTTGCCGGAGAAAATGGTAGAAATGATCGGCTGCCTGACTATTCTCCTCAGATATCAGATGGTGAACTCCAAAAATTACTGACTATCGATCATGCCAAGAATGTCAGCTTATTCTATGAAGCTAATTTGCCGGTCTTTCAAAGAGAGCGACAGACCGATGCCGTAGTATTAGGAATGGATGGAAGTTTCTTTGAAATCACGCCTCATAAGGTTCTTAAAGGTAGAGCAATGACTGAAACCGAATTACAATCACAAAAACAAGTCGCTCTGATCACAGCTGACTTGGCAGAGATTTTTTTTCAGTATCGCAACCCTTTAAATCAACTGATTGAGATTAATGGAACACCTTTTCGAATCATCGGTATCGTAGAGTCTGAAACGGATCAACTTTCAGGGAAATATGCTTTCATTCCTAGAAATAGCCAACGTCTAGTTGAAGGGAAACTTGATCAAAAGCCAACGGTATTGTTTCAGGCTACGAATGCAGAAGTGTTAGAATCAGCTGTCGTTCAGGCTAGCCATGAACTGACAAAAAGCATCCCACCATCAGATTTTGTTTTTTCCATTCGAAATTATGATGAAGTAAAGAAGATGACTGATGATATCAATCGTTCAAATATGATTTTATTGGGCGGAATTGCCAGTATTTCCTTGTTAGTCGGTGGGATCGGAGTCATGAATACGATGCTGGTCAGCGTGACAGAGCGAACTAGAGAGATTGGCTTAAAGAAGGCATTAGGCGCCAAGCGAAAAGTGATTTTGCGACAATTCCTGACAGAAGCAATCGTCTTATCAGTAATTGGTGGATTGATTGGTATAATTTTAGGCACGATCATCAGTCTGGTCGCCCTGAATCTGCTCAATTACCCACTGACGATATCTCTGCTTTCTATTTTGATCAGTGTTACTTTTTCGATGCTGATTGGTACTATTTTTGGTTATTTACCCGCCTATAAAGCGTCAAAATTAAAACCAATCGAAGCATTACGATATGAATAA
- a CDS encoding helix-turn-helix domain-containing protein → MKIEEFLEKKEQTQIEILRMLVLEGGSASINELRSSVKLSKSAFDQYIEDLELIGRMMKTKISVRKNEFQVVLELDEHTSLEKIMLFLVQQSVKYQILTYLLEHQQASSVRLATAFTISESSVFRKTKELNQLLKEFSLQIKNGQIQGEELQIRYFYYSLFQFFPESQRPQYLQDTPDKRPLIVGLAHVLNTTFSPQSSSKIATWIGITRKRLLSDKMKFSGTKEKKEIYQEDQLYQTIHPMISLYLSRTAADVTAYESMMFYSFLVTFSVLEEETFYQYELTRSKKLPTAVLDTYIRETMLWHYRPRRLKIKEEKTIGYHLAQINNELYFFSGYLTIYDPPHLLIQQQRMLGDSLTQLLERLKKTTVEQLPMKKLTNQVLDNLMSQYANILMMIDFYIEKSVVIGIDLHSLPIYRVAFQQFLIRELKGISGIVIEEVQQEKSYDFVITFNQDKKGQEYYYLSEFASSYDILRLKQKIEQEKKAKN, encoded by the coding sequence ATGAAGATTGAAGAATTTTTAGAAAAAAAAGAGCAAACCCAAATTGAGATTTTACGAATGCTTGTATTAGAAGGTGGTTCCGCTTCAATCAATGAGTTGCGATCCTCTGTGAAATTATCAAAATCTGCCTTCGACCAATATATCGAAGACCTTGAATTGATCGGTCGTATGATGAAAACAAAGATTTCTGTCCGAAAAAATGAATTCCAAGTCGTCCTTGAATTAGATGAGCATACGAGTTTAGAAAAAATCATGCTTTTTTTGGTACAACAAAGCGTGAAATATCAGATCTTGACATATCTTCTTGAACACCAACAAGCTTCAAGTGTTCGTTTGGCAACAGCTTTTACAATCAGTGAATCCTCTGTCTTTAGAAAAACCAAAGAATTGAATCAGCTATTGAAAGAGTTCTCTCTACAGATAAAGAATGGACAAATCCAAGGAGAAGAGCTCCAGATCCGTTATTTTTATTATTCCTTATTTCAATTTTTCCCAGAGTCACAAAGACCACAGTATTTACAAGATACTCCAGATAAGCGTCCGTTGATAGTAGGATTGGCGCACGTGTTGAATACAACCTTTTCCCCACAATCATCGTCAAAAATTGCGACATGGATCGGTATTACACGGAAAAGGTTACTGTCAGATAAGATGAAGTTTTCTGGTACAAAAGAGAAAAAAGAAATATACCAAGAGGATCAACTGTACCAGACCATCCATCCGATGATTTCCTTATATCTTAGTCGAACAGCAGCTGATGTGACGGCGTATGAGTCGATGATGTTTTATAGTTTTCTCGTTACTTTCTCGGTACTGGAGGAAGAGACATTTTATCAATACGAGTTGACTCGTAGCAAAAAGTTACCTACAGCGGTGTTGGATACGTATATTCGAGAAACCATGCTGTGGCATTATCGACCAAGGCGTCTAAAAATCAAGGAAGAGAAAACAATTGGGTATCACTTGGCACAAATCAATAATGAGTTATACTTTTTTTCTGGCTATTTAACCATCTATGATCCGCCACACTTACTCATCCAACAACAACGCATGTTGGGTGATTCGTTGACTCAATTACTTGAACGATTGAAAAAAACGACAGTCGAACAGCTTCCTATGAAAAAATTGACCAATCAAGTTTTGGATAATCTGATGAGTCAATACGCGAATATTTTGATGATGATCGATTTCTATATTGAAAAATCTGTGGTTATTGGCATTGATCTACACTCCTTACCGATCTATCGAGTTGCTTTCCAACAGTTCTTGATTCGAGAGTTAAAGGGGATCAGCGGGATCGTGATCGAAGAAGTCCAACAAGAAAAAAGTTATGATTTTGTGATCACCTTCAATCAGGATAAAAAAGGTCAAGAGTACTATTATCTATCGGAGTTTGCTTCAAGTTATGATATTTTAAGGTTAAAGCAAAAAATCGAGCAAGAAAAAAAAGCCAAAAATTAA
- a CDS encoding aldo/keto reductase: protein METRTLNNGLTIPVLGFGVFQIWDQEECEQVVLEALNAGYRLIDTAAVYYNEEAVGRAIKKSGIPREEITITTKLWVTDASYEGAYKAYERSLQKLGVDYIDIFLIHQPYNDYYGAWRAMEELYDAGKVKAIGVSNFSTGRLTDLILNHRIKPVINQIEQHPYRQQKQQRETATHFDVVTEAWSPFNQGKDGIFDEPVLKELAEKYHKTVPQIILRWQTQLGIITIPKSVHVDRMKQNIAIFDFRLTEEELNLIEQLDQAPESTGPREHRTLVENLHNISIDQAKQ from the coding sequence ATGGAAACACGGACCTTGAACAACGGATTGACAATTCCTGTACTTGGATTTGGTGTCTTTCAAATCTGGGATCAAGAAGAATGTGAGCAAGTCGTTTTAGAAGCGCTGAATGCTGGCTATCGCCTGATTGATACTGCGGCTGTTTATTACAATGAAGAAGCCGTTGGTCGGGCAATCAAAAAAAGTGGGATTCCAAGAGAAGAGATCACTATTACAACCAAGTTATGGGTCACTGATGCTTCTTACGAGGGCGCATACAAAGCGTATGAACGTTCTTTACAAAAATTAGGGGTAGACTATATTGATATTTTCTTGATCCATCAACCTTACAATGATTATTATGGTGCATGGCGTGCCATGGAAGAACTCTATGATGCAGGCAAAGTAAAGGCGATCGGAGTCTCCAATTTTTCAACAGGTCGTTTGACTGATTTGATTTTGAATCATCGGATCAAGCCAGTGATCAACCAAATCGAACAACATCCATACCGTCAACAAAAACAACAAAGAGAAACAGCCACGCATTTTGATGTCGTGACTGAAGCATGGAGTCCCTTTAACCAAGGAAAAGATGGGATCTTTGATGAACCAGTTTTAAAAGAATTAGCTGAAAAATATCATAAAACTGTCCCACAAATCATCCTACGTTGGCAAACACAACTAGGGATCATCACGATCCCTAAGTCTGTCCATGTGGATCGTATGAAGCAAAATATCGCCATTTTTGATTTCCGATTAACAGAAGAAGAATTAAATTTGATTGAACAGCTCGATCAAGCACCAGAGTCAACCGGACCTCGTGAACATCGAACCTTAGTTGAAAATCTGCATAATATCTCCATTGATCAAGCAAAACAGTAA
- a CDS encoding efflux RND transporter periplasmic adaptor subunit — protein MRGLRKHKKNFKKAIMVTGALLVIGSIAGASTLRRDRREAPSITRVSLQDLQPRNDFHLVGVIEPARTIEVKVDSGRGSVVEKKVAAGDQVKAGQALFVYSNPEGSLAIKEAEQTTANRRSAVEQAQRQTNQKWEQYNKVTTQLEETKQKITTAKDEDKEALEDRKNELEMQQSQLLMEAQNSENSIGDATLELERAELELNSVKEQHGSDVVEAGIDGIVKDIDERQMNMSASEAAPESPFMTIVDTSRLFLKGTVDEFRRSQLEPGQKVQLKDRNGGSQQWTGQITRVGDMKEPSVVVEEQGANPNLSQFSFEVALDKSETPPSIGTHCFVELIEDNQTEIKLPKSFVFYEEDKPFIYVVENHKISKKQVELSEDEMDEAMYLLESELDLDSELVFPTNDVKVGMDVRTNDPTN, from the coding sequence GTGAGAGGTTTGAGAAAACATAAAAAAAATTTTAAAAAAGCCATCATGGTCACTGGTGCTCTACTGGTTATCGGGAGTATAGCTGGGGCAAGTACTTTAAGGCGTGATCGCCGAGAAGCCCCATCTATCACGCGTGTATCTTTACAAGATCTGCAACCTAGAAATGACTTTCACTTGGTGGGGGTCATTGAACCGGCGAGAACCATTGAAGTGAAGGTAGATAGCGGGCGAGGCTCAGTCGTCGAAAAAAAAGTTGCGGCGGGAGATCAAGTGAAAGCCGGACAAGCACTGTTTGTTTATTCTAATCCTGAAGGATCTTTAGCTATTAAGGAAGCAGAGCAAACCACTGCAAACCGTAGGAGTGCAGTAGAACAAGCCCAGCGACAAACAAACCAGAAATGGGAACAATACAACAAGGTAACTACTCAATTGGAAGAGACCAAACAAAAAATCACTACCGCAAAGGATGAAGATAAAGAAGCACTAGAAGACCGCAAAAATGAATTAGAAATGCAACAAAGTCAACTATTGATGGAAGCTCAAAATTCAGAGAATAGTATAGGCGATGCAACCTTAGAACTAGAACGAGCAGAATTGGAGTTGAACTCCGTCAAAGAACAACATGGTTCAGATGTCGTGGAGGCTGGTATTGACGGAATCGTCAAAGATATTGATGAACGACAAATGAATATGAGTGCGAGTGAAGCAGCCCCAGAGTCCCCTTTTATGACTATCGTTGACACAAGCCGTCTGTTTTTAAAAGGAACCGTAGATGAATTCCGTCGCAGTCAGCTGGAACCGGGACAAAAAGTTCAACTAAAGGATCGCAATGGCGGTAGTCAGCAATGGACTGGACAGATCACACGAGTTGGTGATATGAAAGAACCTTCAGTAGTTGTGGAAGAACAAGGTGCAAACCCAAATTTATCCCAATTCAGCTTTGAAGTCGCTTTGGATAAAAGTGAAACCCCACCAAGCATTGGTACTCATTGTTTCGTGGAACTGATCGAAGACAACCAAACGGAAATCAAACTGCCAAAATCATTCGTTTTCTATGAAGAAGACAAGCCTTTCATTTATGTTGTTGAAAATCATAAAATCAGCAAAAAACAAGTAGAGTTGTCCGAAGATGAAATGGATGAAGCAATGTATTTGCTAGAAAGTGAGCTAGACTTGGACAGCGAGCTTGTCTTTCCCACAAATGATGTCAAAGTAGGAATGGATGTGAGAACAAATGATCCAACTAATTGA
- a CDS encoding FAD-dependent oxidoreductase: MRIVIVGGSFAGIQTAISLRNDCPESEIIIIEKQARIGFIPNSVNLILKGEFHEEAHHYWMTKEQLTQEHQIAVRVETEVTALNSDKNQIQLNDGEILSFDFLVIATGSQQRFRFSTQENDTIWTIKDPKTSQQFQQRIGNAKKIAVIGAGQVGLELIEGLANLGKELHLYESQSTVLFRYFDPEMIKPLYRELDNRGIRFFLNEQVQEIIETEQTEIFTEKRSETYDLVLLANYTRPDNQLWEASLQLNDDGTIWVNDYLQTSQENIYAIGDAIQVTYRPTQEKMYVSLVNNAIRTAKIASKNISGQQKKDLGTYRPIGNHWFGHYFGSVGLTESESIFYPGKINTQLLTTRASATNQESIKIKVLLTEEGKLLGAQCHSQAVIFYLLDRLTVAVEEGWTLADLEAREFFFQPEYRAPTALVKVVDSFDED, encoded by the coding sequence ATGAGGATCGTAATCGTCGGTGGCTCATTTGCGGGCATTCAGACAGCTATTTCTTTGCGCAACGACTGTCCAGAAAGTGAGATAATCATTATTGAGAAGCAAGCGCGGATAGGCTTTATTCCGAATAGTGTCAATTTGATCTTAAAAGGGGAATTTCATGAAGAAGCGCATCATTATTGGATGACGAAAGAGCAATTGACTCAAGAACATCAGATAGCAGTACGGGTAGAAACAGAAGTGACTGCGCTAAACAGCGATAAAAACCAAATCCAATTAAATGATGGGGAAATATTGTCTTTCGATTTTCTTGTGATTGCGACAGGCTCACAACAACGCTTCCGTTTTAGTACACAAGAAAACGACACGATTTGGACAATCAAAGATCCTAAAACTTCGCAACAATTTCAACAACGTATTGGAAATGCAAAAAAAATCGCAGTGATCGGTGCAGGGCAAGTTGGCTTGGAACTCATCGAAGGATTAGCGAACTTAGGAAAAGAACTCCATCTGTATGAAAGCCAATCGACGGTTTTATTCCGCTATTTTGATCCAGAGATGATCAAGCCGTTGTATCGTGAGCTGGACAATCGAGGTATTCGTTTTTTCTTAAACGAACAAGTGCAAGAAATCATTGAAACAGAACAAACAGAGATCTTCACGGAAAAAAGAAGTGAGACGTATGATCTAGTCTTGTTGGCAAATTACACCCGTCCAGATAATCAGTTATGGGAAGCGTCTTTGCAATTGAATGATGATGGGACGATCTGGGTAAATGACTACCTGCAAACGTCACAGGAAAATATTTATGCGATCGGTGATGCCATCCAAGTAACTTATCGACCAACGCAAGAAAAAATGTACGTATCTTTAGTTAACAATGCGATTCGAACGGCGAAGATCGCGAGTAAAAATATCAGTGGGCAACAAAAGAAAGATTTAGGTACGTATCGACCAATCGGTAATCATTGGTTCGGGCATTATTTTGGCAGTGTCGGTTTAACAGAAAGCGAAAGTATCTTTTATCCTGGAAAAATCAACACACAATTATTAACGACCAGAGCTTCTGCGACAAATCAAGAATCAATCAAAATAAAAGTGCTATTGACGGAAGAAGGAAAATTGCTGGGGGCGCAATGTCATAGCCAAGCAGTGATTTTCTATCTTTTAGACCGACTGACTGTAGCAGTTGAGGAAGGATGGACACTCGCAGATCTGGAAGCGCGCGAATTCTTCTTTCAACCAGAGTATCGAGCGCCAACAGCTCTTGTAAAGGTGGTTGATTCTTTCGATGAAGATTGA
- a CDS encoding response regulator transcription factor, producing MEKILLVEDEKEISDLILFYLQNENFLVTTCSDGKSAQTQIEQNTFSLAILDVMLPDISGFELCKEIRKNHNYPIIILTAKTEEIDKITGLTIGADDYITKPFRPLEVIARVKAQIRRSTQYNGFDKHKLIVKDLVLDVDKRKCFLQEEELFLTPIEFSILKLLMERQGQVISSEEMFQEIWGEKYYTSSNNTIMVHIRNLREKMHDTHKQSSYIKTVWGIGYKI from the coding sequence TTGGAAAAAATACTTTTAGTTGAAGATGAAAAAGAAATTTCAGACCTAATTCTCTTTTATTTGCAGAACGAGAATTTTTTAGTAACGACTTGCTCTGATGGGAAATCTGCTCAAACACAAATTGAACAAAATACATTTTCACTGGCAATTCTTGACGTGATGCTACCGGACATCTCGGGGTTCGAACTTTGTAAAGAAATCCGAAAAAATCATAACTATCCGATCATCATATTGACCGCAAAAACCGAGGAAATCGATAAGATCACAGGATTGACGATTGGCGCAGACGATTATATTACGAAGCCCTTTCGCCCATTAGAAGTAATTGCCCGAGTGAAGGCCCAGATTCGGCGATCCACTCAGTACAATGGATTTGATAAACACAAATTGATCGTTAAAGATTTGGTATTAGATGTTGATAAACGAAAATGTTTTTTACAGGAAGAAGAGCTTTTTCTGACACCAATCGAATTTTCCATCTTAAAATTATTGATGGAACGACAGGGACAAGTCATTAGCTCTGAAGAAATGTTTCAAGAAATTTGGGGCGAAAAATATTATACTTCCTCCAATAATACTATCATGGTCCACATTCGAAATTTAAGAGAAAAAATGCATGACACGCACAAGCAGTCTTCCTATATTAAAACGGTTTGGGGCATTGGCTATAAAATCTAA
- a CDS encoding sensor histidine kinase: protein MHIKHPRFVFSFLGICLLLGIVWLIKETRIIHMVIDDFFSKFVMQEVVGTSDGEGGTIIGNFVDWTMIKQLLLAFSLFLIFIVSLINYFIYRYYSRKKITQIAEGIQPFFSGSTEASTRSMPIDNELLKIKNTMNRNETLLKEETQRTKDLITYLAHDLKTPLASVIGYLNLLLDTKNLTNEQMTQSLTIALEKSERLETLMNEFFDITRFNLQDIQLFKRELDFVFLLKQIQEEFYPLLKEKGQEVRYIGPESLKIEADSEQLARVLNNLLKNAIAYAPEHTMITMELSVSEHQATFILANQSEPIEQEQLEALFEKFYRLDQARSTKTGGAGLGLAIAKEIILAHQGTIQAASKNNEIQMFVTLPLGNAKMKGSESN, encoded by the coding sequence ATGCATATTAAACATCCTCGCTTCGTTTTTTCTTTTTTAGGCATCTGCTTATTATTAGGAATCGTTTGGCTAATAAAGGAGACAAGAATCATTCACATGGTCATCGACGATTTTTTTTCAAAATTTGTCATGCAAGAAGTTGTTGGAACGAGTGACGGGGAAGGGGGGACGATTATTGGCAATTTTGTTGATTGGACGATGATCAAGCAACTCCTATTAGCATTCTCTCTCTTTCTTATTTTTATCGTTTCCTTAATCAACTATTTTATCTATCGCTACTACTCAAGAAAAAAGATTACACAAATCGCTGAAGGCATTCAGCCTTTTTTCTCTGGGTCTACGGAAGCTTCGACTAGAAGTATGCCAATCGATAATGAATTGTTAAAAATAAAAAATACGATGAACCGAAATGAAACCCTCCTAAAGGAAGAAACTCAACGAACAAAGGACTTGATCACTTATTTGGCTCACGACTTGAAGACACCTTTAGCCTCCGTGATCGGCTACCTCAACTTATTATTGGATACAAAGAACTTAACGAACGAACAAATGACTCAGTCTCTGACTATCGCTCTTGAAAAGTCTGAACGGTTGGAAACACTGATGAATGAATTTTTCGATATTACTCGATTCAATCTTCAAGATATCCAATTGTTTAAACGAGAACTTGATTTTGTGTTCTTATTAAAACAAATCCAGGAAGAATTTTACCCGTTGCTGAAAGAAAAAGGACAAGAGGTTCGGTATATCGGACCGGAAAGCTTGAAAATTGAAGCTGATAGTGAACAGTTAGCCAGAGTATTGAATAATCTGTTGAAAAACGCGATCGCCTACGCACCTGAACATACAATGATCACAATGGAACTATCGGTTTCTGAGCACCAAGCAACCTTTATTCTTGCCAATCAAAGTGAGCCCATCGAACAAGAGCAGCTAGAAGCATTATTTGAAAAGTTTTATCGCCTTGATCAAGCCCGTTCAACAAAAACCGGCGGTGCGGGACTAGGTCTAGCGATCGCCAAAGAAATCATTCTGGCTCATCAAGGAACCATTCAAGCTGCCAGCAAAAATAATGAGATCCAGATGTTTGTTACTTTGCCTTTGGGTAATGCAAAAATGAAGGGTTCAGAAAGCAACTAA
- the glpK gene encoding glycerol kinase GlpK: MTESTYIMAIDQGTTSSRAIIFDKKGRHIGSSQKEFTQYFPRESWVEHDANEIWNSVQSVIAGAFIESGIKPTQIAGIGITNQRETTVIWEKDTGRPIYHAVVWQSRQSASIANKLKEDGHQEFFHEKTGLVIDAYFSATKIRWILDHVEGAQERAEKGELMFGTIDSWLVWKLTDGQAHVTDYSNASRTMLFNIHELDWDQEILDLLNIPRVMLPKVTSNSEVYGYTQGYHFYGSEAPISGMAGDQQAALFGQMAFEPGMVKNTYGTGSFIVMNTGEKPQLSKNNLLTTIGYGINGKVYYALEGSIFVAGSSIQWLRDGLQMLQKASDSEDAAKRSTSDDEVYVVPAFVGLGAPYWDQAARGSMFGLTRGTTKEDIIKATLQSIAYQVRDIIDTMQDDTGIQIPVLKVDGGAANNEYLMQFQTDILNVPIQRAGNLETTALGAAFLAGLAVGYWKDTDEIREFYEAGKIFEAEMPEERREKLYTGWKKAVKATQAFE, from the coding sequence ATGACAGAATCAACGTATATCATGGCGATTGACCAAGGGACAACAAGCTCACGAGCGATTATCTTTGATAAAAAAGGAAGACACATCGGTAGTTCCCAAAAGGAATTCACACAATATTTTCCCCGGGAAAGCTGGGTAGAACATGATGCGAATGAAATCTGGAACTCCGTACAATCAGTTATCGCAGGTGCGTTTATTGAATCTGGTATCAAGCCAACACAAATCGCCGGTATCGGTATCACGAACCAACGTGAAACAACAGTGATTTGGGAAAAAGATACAGGACGCCCGATTTATCATGCTGTAGTGTGGCAATCGCGTCAATCCGCTAGTATTGCTAACAAATTAAAAGAAGACGGACACCAAGAGTTTTTCCATGAAAAAACTGGTTTAGTCATTGATGCGTATTTCTCTGCTACTAAGATTCGCTGGATCTTAGACCATGTAGAAGGTGCACAAGAGCGAGCAGAAAAAGGCGAGTTGATGTTTGGAACGATCGATTCATGGCTTGTTTGGAAGTTGACAGATGGACAAGCACATGTAACCGATTACTCGAATGCGAGTCGTACAATGTTGTTCAATATCCATGAATTGGATTGGGATCAAGAAATTTTAGATCTACTGAATATTCCACGAGTGATGTTACCGAAAGTAACCTCAAATTCGGAGGTTTACGGTTATACACAAGGGTACCATTTCTATGGTAGTGAAGCACCGATTTCTGGTATGGCAGGAGACCAACAAGCAGCCTTATTCGGTCAAATGGCTTTTGAGCCAGGGATGGTCAAAAATACGTATGGTACAGGTTCATTTATTGTGATGAACACAGGTGAAAAACCACAATTATCTAAAAACAATCTGTTGACGACGATTGGTTACGGAATAAATGGAAAGGTTTACTATGCGCTAGAAGGTAGTATCTTCGTAGCCGGTTCCTCGATCCAATGGTTACGTGATGGTCTGCAAATGCTACAAAAAGCGAGTGATTCAGAAGATGCAGCGAAGCGTTCGACTAGTGATGACGAAGTTTACGTCGTACCTGCTTTTGTTGGACTTGGCGCTCCTTACTGGGATCAAGCAGCACGTGGCTCTATGTTTGGTCTTACTCGAGGAACAACAAAAGAGGATATCATCAAGGCGACACTACAATCCATTGCCTACCAAGTTAGAGATATCATCGATACGATGCAAGATGATACAGGCATTCAGATTCCTGTGTTAAAAGTTGATGGAGGTGCAGCCAATAATGAATACTTGATGCAGTTCCAAACCGATATCTTGAATGTACCGATCCAACGTGCCGGTAACTTGGAGACCACTGCATTAGGTGCTGCCTTTCTTGCAGGATTAGCAGTTGGTTATTGGAAAGATACGGATGAAATTCGTGAGTTTTACGAAGCTGGTAAAATCTTCGAGGCGGAAATGCCAGAAGAGCGTAGAGAAAAACTTTACACTGGTTGGAAAAAAGCAGTGAAAGCAACTCAAGCATTTGAGTAA
- a CDS encoding ABC transporter ATP-binding protein — protein MIQLIDVCKTFQQGLGEIHVLNQINLTIDNGEFVSIMGRSGSGKSTLMNIIGCLDTPTKGIYLIDGKITSQMDEDDLSEIRNQKIGFVFQNFELLPKLSVLQNVALPLLYAGVMQEERTCRAIHALESVGLADRIDFRINQLSGGQKQRVAIARALVGEANVILADEPTGSLDTANSHEIMSLFANLNDMGKTVVLITHEQEVADYAKRQILLKDGVIVEEVKE, from the coding sequence ATGATCCAACTAATTGATGTCTGTAAAACGTTCCAACAAGGGCTTGGTGAAATCCATGTCTTGAATCAAATCAATCTAACAATTGACAATGGGGAGTTTGTTTCTATTATGGGACGATCAGGTTCCGGCAAATCAACCTTGATGAATATTATCGGCTGCTTAGATACACCGACAAAAGGAATCTATCTAATTGATGGCAAGATAACCAGTCAAATGGACGAAGACGATCTTTCTGAAATTCGCAATCAAAAAATTGGTTTTGTTTTTCAAAATTTTGAACTATTGCCAAAATTGTCCGTTTTACAAAATGTTGCTTTACCACTTTTGTATGCCGGTGTCATGCAAGAGGAACGAACATGTCGAGCTATTCATGCCTTAGAAAGTGTCGGTTTGGCTGACCGAATCGATTTTAGGATCAATCAATTATCTGGTGGTCAAAAACAGCGGGTAGCCATTGCTCGAGCACTGGTTGGAGAGGCAAATGTGATTTTAGCTGATGAACCGACCGGCTCCTTAGACACTGCCAATAGTCATGAAATCATGTCCCTATTCGCAAATCTAAATGATATGGGAAAGACAGTTGTGTTGATTACACATGAACAAGAGGTTGCTGACTATGCCAAACGTCAAATTCTTTTAAAAGATGGTGTGATTGTTGAGGAGGTCAAAGAATGA